From the Halalkalicoccus sp. CGA53 genome, one window contains:
- a CDS encoding HpcH/HpaI aldolase/citrate lyase family protein, producing MLRRSVMFTPGDRPEMMRKAPGAGADTVVFDLEDAVAPARKEEAREAVRGALSDPEFAPDCEICVRVAEPEDDLPVVLEGTVPDSLMLPKATGAEDVEELASLASEHGESLPVIALIESAAGVLVAPEVAAAEATDALCFGAEDLAADVGATRTEDGTEVLYARERVVIAASAAGIDAIDTVYTDIEDRGGLAAETRFAAGLGYDGKMAIHPAQVEPIHEAFAPTGEELAWAERVLDAREEADREGRGVFRVDGEMIDAPLIARAERIARRSDPER from the coding sequence ATGCTCAGACGAAGCGTCATGTTCACGCCTGGGGATCGACCGGAGATGATGCGGAAGGCGCCCGGTGCCGGCGCGGACACGGTCGTCTTCGACCTCGAGGACGCGGTCGCTCCCGCTCGAAAGGAGGAGGCGAGGGAAGCCGTTCGGGGGGCCCTCTCCGACCCCGAGTTCGCCCCCGACTGCGAGATCTGTGTGCGGGTCGCAGAGCCCGAGGACGACCTCCCCGTGGTGCTCGAGGGGACGGTCCCGGACAGCCTGATGCTCCCGAAGGCGACGGGTGCGGAGGACGTCGAGGAACTCGCGTCGCTGGCGAGCGAACACGGCGAGTCGCTTCCCGTGATCGCGCTGATCGAGAGCGCCGCCGGCGTGCTCGTCGCCCCGGAGGTCGCCGCGGCGGAGGCGACCGACGCGCTCTGTTTCGGTGCGGAGGACCTCGCGGCGGACGTCGGGGCCACCCGTACCGAAGACGGAACAGAGGTGCTCTACGCGCGCGAGCGGGTCGTGATCGCCGCGAGTGCGGCCGGGATCGACGCGATCGACACGGTCTACACCGACATCGAGGATCGAGGGGGTCTCGCCGCGGAGACGCGGTTCGCCGCCGGGCTGGGCTACGACGGGAAGATGGCGATCCACCCGGCACAGGTCGAACCGATCCACGAGGCGTTCGCGCCGACCGGGGAGGAGCTCGCGTGGGCCGAGCGGGTGCTGGACGCACGCGAGGAGGCCGACCGGGAGGGTCGGGGCGTCTTCCGGGTCGACGGCGAGATGATCGACGCGCCGTTGATCGCGC